The Bernardetia sp. genome includes a region encoding these proteins:
- a CDS encoding 7TM diverse intracellular signaling domain-containing protein: MNNFFLCVFCFFFLNILNSIAQQTITINTVDDLFLIGKDIVFLEDTTSSLSIEDILQPKYQNKFQKNDKNVFSRSVSSSAFWFKIRVANFSEEDLWFSTGNIACSYIDFYPPDSLGNYSTVHKTGNLRPKSTRLYDVKNAFWLPLNESKESQTQTYYVRIKQSFPIFLPLEVGTIRSLNARNDINQAITFVFYGVILIMTLYNLFLFFSIRDKVYLIYVGFLITDGWASSYDYSLFEIFSSGETIFFHQNYIILALPSIIFLVWFNLEYLRLKQNAKYVRFVLISLLITAATVLLLSYLGFLDNTFALNIAQILTLLIYILAWGVAIYLLIVKKMQEAFYYVLGWVFQVIATVMLVLVMNGVVTFSVYLQHSSYYGIIMEVWFFSLALGTRFNILKKEKELAQEENLKLVKEQNTLLEYKVEQRTQEVQAKEAKIRKLYEDLSDSIHYAQRIQKAILPTQEKFNELLSRSFVFFKPRDVVSGDFYFLEKIEGKIILAAIDCTGHGVPGAFMSLIGNDLLTEVIINKKITEPHHILQKLHIGIRSLLKQQETNNRDGMDMALVVIDIENKWLEFAGANNPLVYIQNNELEVIKGDKMPIGGDNSRRAKSFTKHRVSLENETVLYLFSDGIQDQFGGEKNKKFSPKRLRNLLLEHHQKPMDEQQAILRQTIESWQQEGKEKQIDDMLLVGVKV, from the coding sequence ATGAATAATTTTTTTCTTTGTGTATTCTGTTTTTTTTTCCTAAATATTTTAAATAGTATTGCTCAACAGACTATCACTATCAATACAGTAGATGATTTATTTTTGATAGGAAAAGATATAGTTTTCTTGGAAGATACTACCAGTAGTCTATCTATTGAAGATATTTTACAACCTAAATATCAGAATAAATTTCAGAAAAATGATAAAAATGTATTCTCACGTTCGGTTTCTAGCTCTGCATTTTGGTTTAAGATTCGTGTAGCTAATTTTAGTGAAGAAGACCTTTGGTTTTCAACAGGTAATATTGCTTGTTCATATATAGATTTTTATCCCCCAGATAGTTTAGGAAACTATTCTACAGTTCACAAAACGGGAAATCTTAGACCTAAAAGTACTAGACTTTATGACGTAAAAAATGCTTTTTGGCTACCTTTAAACGAATCTAAAGAAAGTCAGACACAAACGTATTATGTCAGAATTAAACAATCATTCCCTATTTTTTTACCCCTTGAAGTGGGTACGATTCGCTCTTTAAATGCAAGAAATGATATCAATCAAGCCATTACATTTGTTTTTTATGGCGTAATCTTGATAATGACTCTCTACAATCTATTTTTATTTTTTTCTATTAGAGATAAGGTTTATTTGATTTATGTAGGTTTTCTTATTACAGATGGTTGGGCTTCTAGTTATGATTATTCACTCTTTGAAATTTTTTCAAGTGGAGAGACTATATTTTTTCATCAAAACTATATTATCTTGGCTCTTCCTTCCATTATTTTTTTAGTGTGGTTCAACTTAGAGTATTTGCGTTTGAAACAAAATGCGAAGTATGTACGCTTCGTGCTTATTAGCCTACTAATAACTGCTGCTACTGTATTATTGCTTTCATATTTAGGATTTTTAGATAATACATTTGCCTTAAACATTGCCCAAATTCTTACTCTGCTTATTTATATTTTGGCGTGGGGAGTAGCTATTTATCTATTGATAGTCAAGAAAATGCAAGAGGCTTTTTATTATGTTTTGGGTTGGGTTTTTCAAGTGATAGCAACAGTTATGTTAGTTTTGGTAATGAATGGAGTAGTTACATTTAGCGTTTACTTGCAACACAGTTCTTATTACGGAATTATTATGGAAGTTTGGTTTTTTTCGTTGGCTTTAGGAACTAGATTTAATATTCTTAAAAAAGAAAAAGAACTAGCTCAAGAAGAAAATCTAAAACTTGTAAAAGAACAAAATACCTTGTTAGAATACAAAGTAGAACAAAGAACGCAAGAAGTACAAGCAAAAGAAGCTAAAATCCGAAAACTCTATGAAGATTTGAGTGATAGTATTCATTATGCCCAACGCATACAAAAAGCAATTTTGCCTACCCAAGAAAAGTTTAATGAATTGCTTTCTAGAAGTTTTGTATTTTTCAAACCTCGTGATGTAGTTTCGGGTGATTTTTATTTTTTAGAAAAAATAGAAGGCAAAATTATTTTAGCTGCTATAGACTGTACAGGACACGGCGTACCAGGGGCTTTTATGTCTTTGATTGGAAATGATTTGCTTACAGAAGTTATCATCAATAAAAAAATAACCGAACCACATCATATTCTACAAAAGCTACATATAGGTATTCGTTCTTTACTCAAACAACAAGAAACCAATAACCGAGATGGAATGGATATGGCTTTAGTAGTGATAGATATTGAAAATAAATGGCTAGAATTTGCAGGGGCAAATAATCCGTTAGTATATATTCAAAATAATGAGCTTGAAGTTATCAAAGGAGATAAAATGCCTATTGGTGGCGATAATAGTAGAAGAGCAAAGTCATTCACAAAACATAGAGTTTCCTTAGAAAACGAGACTGTACTTTATCTTTTTTCAGATGGCATTCAAGACCAATTTGGTGGAGAGAAAAATAAGAAGTTTAGCCCAAAACGCTTGAGAAATTTATTACTAGAACACCATCAAAAGCCAATGGATGAGCAACAAGCAATTCTAAGACAAACCATAGAAAGTTGGCAACAAGAAGGCAAAGAAAAACAAATAGATGACATGCTGTTGGTAGGAGTAAAAGTATAG
- the rsfS gene encoding ribosome silencing factor, with translation MTQKQSVTSQMLSQAIVAGLQDRKGKSITLLDLRDVKNSIADYFIICTGTSDTHVDALKDSVEKETYKTYKQDPWHVEGRENRQWVLMDYVDVVVHIFQAEKRDRFGLEELWGDAKITQIPDLD, from the coding sequence ATGACTCAAAAACAGTCGGTTACTTCACAGATGCTTTCTCAAGCTATTGTGGCTGGTCTTCAAGACCGAAAAGGAAAATCAATTACACTTCTTGATTTGCGTGATGTAAAAAATTCTATTGCAGATTATTTTATTATCTGTACAGGAACTTCTGATACACACGTGGATGCACTCAAAGACTCTGTAGAAAAAGAAACCTACAAGACCTACAAACAAGACCCTTGGCACGTAGAAGGGCGAGAAAATCGTCAGTGGGTACTGATGGATTACGTAGATGTAGTAGTACATATTTTCCAAGCAGAAAAGAGAGACCGTTTTGGTTTAGAAGAACTATGGGGAGATGCAAAAATTACTCAAATTCCAGATTTGGATTAA
- a CDS encoding biotin--[acetyl-CoA-carboxylase] ligase: MSNYKIHTKGLFIGQNQIYLPSCQSTNESLASYASQLKQDNKQPFEGTLLWTNEQTKGKGQRGNSWAAEKNQNLTFSVLLQPTFLSPKESFWITIAIALGVRDALEELLKDDFAEIADTFQIKWTNDIFINHKIDNEYQDRKIGGILIENQINSQSIHQSIVGIGININQIFERNDKEHRAISLKEITGKNWSKEEILAELLFFIERRYLQLRAEKKDILKADYLSHLFRYQEWHYYKDKIKNQKITGQILGISSEGKLALEIAGQNGKISYFENKEIEFLY; encoded by the coding sequence ATGAGCAATTACAAAATTCATACAAAGGGACTTTTCATAGGACAGAATCAGATTTATCTGCCAAGCTGTCAGTCCACTAATGAGAGTTTGGCTTCTTATGCTTCTCAACTCAAACAAGATAACAAACAACCTTTTGAGGGAACACTCCTTTGGACAAATGAGCAAACAAAAGGCAAAGGGCAGCGTGGAAACTCTTGGGCAGCTGAAAAAAATCAGAATCTTACCTTTTCTGTGTTGCTTCAACCTACTTTTTTGTCTCCAAAAGAATCGTTTTGGATTACGATAGCTATTGCTTTGGGAGTTCGTGATGCGTTAGAAGAACTTTTAAAAGACGATTTTGCAGAAATTGCTGATACTTTTCAGATAAAATGGACAAATGATATTTTTATCAATCATAAAATAGACAATGAATATCAAGATAGAAAAATAGGTGGTATTTTGATAGAAAACCAAATCAATTCTCAATCTATTCATCAAAGCATTGTAGGTATTGGCATCAATATCAATCAGATTTTTGAAAGAAATGACAAAGAACATAGAGCCATTTCTTTAAAAGAAATCACAGGAAAAAACTGGAGCAAAGAAGAAATCTTGGCAGAGCTTCTTTTTTTTATAGAAAGACGCTATTTACAATTACGAGCAGAAAAAAAAGATATTTTGAAAGCTGATTATCTCTCACATCTTTTTCGTTATCAAGAATGGCATTATTATAAAGACAAAATCAAAAATCAAAAAATTACTGGACAAATTTTGGGAATTAGTTCAGAGGGAAAACTTGCTTTAGAAATAGCAGGGCAAAATGGAAAAATAAGTTATTTTGAAAATAAAGAAATTGAGTTTTTGTATTGA
- the ftsH gene encoding ATP-dependent zinc metalloprotease FtsH, whose amino-acid sequence MEKDSKGTKATKDNKNAKNPIRNNIPKGTGGNYQIWLSGLLIALILGAWYLNQSTAVKTYKEDFEKMALAGEVKAVKVVVGATNSVEVTLTEEALKKEKYVAELKKKNPFGAIIEKPPHYFFNIGSIENFEKDFDNIQSKLAADKKIKYDVGQSTDFSGVIFTWGFLILILVAFWFLMRRMTGGGAGGQIFNIGKAKVSLFDTENKVKITFEDVAGLDEAKQEVEEVVDFLRQPTKYTELGGKIPKGVLLVGPPGTGKTLLAKAVAGEAGVPFFSLSGSDFVEMFVGVGAARVRDLFKQAKEKAPCIIFIDEIDAIGRSRGGGRQPGANDERENTLNSLLVEMDGFSTDAGVIILGATNRPDVLDSALMRPGRFDRQISIDKPDIKGREAIFSVHLEPLKTAPEIDAKKLAAQTPGFAGAEIANVCNEAALIAARENKKEIEMVDFESAIDRVIGGLEKKNKIISPEEKKIVAYHEAGHAVAGWFLEHADPLVKVSIVPRGIAALGYAQYLPKEQFLYTTEQLTDEMCMALGGRAAEDIIFGKISTGALSDLERITKMAYSMVSMYGMNPKIGNISFYDPQRSDFSGNPYSDATAQIIDEEVKEMVERAYTFTKDLLTEKRNELEIIAKELLEKEVLFQNDLEKLIGKRPFDKPTNYQRHTNNDDILEGNLDPLK is encoded by the coding sequence ATGGAAAAAGACAGTAAAGGAACGAAGGCGACAAAAGATAATAAAAACGCCAAAAATCCGATTCGGAACAACATTCCTAAAGGAACAGGAGGAAATTATCAAATTTGGCTCTCTGGTTTATTGATTGCACTTATTTTAGGAGCTTGGTATCTTAACCAAAGCACAGCCGTCAAAACATACAAAGAAGATTTTGAGAAGATGGCTTTGGCTGGTGAAGTAAAGGCTGTAAAAGTAGTCGTAGGAGCTACAAACTCTGTGGAGGTTACACTTACAGAAGAAGCTCTCAAAAAAGAAAAATATGTTGCCGAACTCAAGAAAAAGAATCCTTTTGGGGCAATTATTGAAAAGCCACCTCATTATTTTTTCAATATTGGTTCAATAGAAAACTTTGAGAAGGATTTTGATAACATCCAGTCAAAACTTGCTGCTGATAAAAAAATCAAGTATGATGTAGGACAAAGTACAGATTTCAGTGGCGTAATTTTTACTTGGGGATTCTTAATTCTGATTTTGGTAGCTTTTTGGTTTTTGATGCGTCGTATGACTGGTGGAGGTGCTGGTGGACAGATATTCAATATTGGAAAAGCAAAAGTATCCTTATTTGATACAGAAAATAAAGTAAAAATTACTTTCGAAGATGTAGCTGGGCTAGACGAAGCCAAGCAAGAAGTAGAAGAAGTTGTAGATTTTCTTCGCCAACCCACAAAATACACAGAATTAGGCGGGAAAATTCCTAAAGGTGTTTTGCTTGTAGGCCCTCCTGGTACTGGTAAAACATTGCTTGCAAAAGCTGTTGCTGGTGAGGCAGGTGTTCCATTTTTCTCACTTTCAGGTTCTGATTTTGTTGAAATGTTTGTAGGTGTGGGAGCTGCTCGTGTAAGAGATTTGTTTAAGCAAGCTAAAGAAAAAGCACCTTGTATTATCTTTATTGATGAGATTGATGCTATTGGTCGTTCTCGTGGAGGTGGAAGGCAGCCAGGCGCAAACGATGAGCGTGAAAACACACTTAACTCACTTTTGGTAGAAATGGATGGTTTCTCTACTGATGCAGGTGTCATCATTTTGGGAGCTACCAACCGTCCAGATGTTTTGGATAGTGCTTTGATGCGTCCAGGGCGTTTCGACAGACAAATCAGTATCGATAAGCCAGATATCAAAGGAAGAGAAGCTATTTTTAGCGTACACTTAGAGCCTTTGAAAACTGCTCCAGAAATTGATGCAAAAAAATTAGCAGCTCAAACCCCAGGTTTTGCAGGTGCAGAAATTGCTAATGTTTGTAATGAAGCTGCCTTGATTGCTGCTCGTGAAAACAAGAAAGAAATTGAGATGGTGGACTTTGAAAGTGCCATTGACAGAGTTATTGGAGGATTAGAGAAGAAAAATAAAATTATTTCTCCAGAAGAAAAGAAAATCGTAGCATATCACGAAGCAGGACACGCTGTAGCTGGTTGGTTCTTAGAACACGCCGATCCATTGGTAAAAGTTTCTATTGTTCCTCGTGGAATTGCAGCCTTGGGGTATGCTCAATACTTGCCAAAAGAGCAGTTCTTATATACTACAGAACAACTGACCGATGAAATGTGTATGGCTTTGGGTGGACGTGCAGCCGAAGATATTATCTTTGGTAAAATCTCAACAGGTGCATTGTCTGACCTTGAAAGAATTACCAAGATGGCATATAGTATGGTTTCTATGTATGGAATGAATCCAAAAATAGGTAATATTTCGTTCTACGACCCACAGCGTTCAGATTTTTCTGGAAATCCATATTCTGATGCGACAGCTCAAATTATTGATGAAGAAGTAAAAGAAATGGTAGAAAGAGCCTATACTTTTACAAAAGATTTGCTCACAGAAAAGAGAAATGAGCTAGAAATTATTGCTAAAGAACTTTTGGAAAAAGAAGTATTATTCCAAAACGATTTGGAAAAACTGATTGGTAAGCGTCCGTTTGATAAGCCTACCAATTATCAGCGACATACTAATAATGACGATATTTTAGAAGGTAATTTAGACCCTTTGAAATAG